agcaagtgtcttaaccacaatgaaACTATCACACAACAATACCCGTTACACTAGGACTGAACAATTATTAAGAAAGTTAATTAATCCACCTTGGGCAATAAACACCAGCAGGATGTAAACAGTTTAGATCCACCTTTTTATGGCAAGATCATTAAAACAGCCCCGTCAGAATTGAACACACTGTCTGTGTGACGTAGTTTTACAGGGCACTGAACATCCGGGTGCCCCTCATCGGGCTGGAGGTCTGGACGAAGGGAGACCAGTGCAAAGTGAGCGATGAGCCCAACGCCACCCTCTGGTCCTTCCTTCAGTGGAGACAGAAACTGAAGGCACGCAAGAGACACGACAATGCTCAATTGCTCACGTAAGTCAGCCACGTGTTCATTGGTCTATCCAAGTCTCCATCTCTATCTACCTATCTGTGATTGACTGTTTTTAAGTTAAACACTGAACTCTCTGGTAGTTTTGAAATGCAGAAACATGAGTAATTTTGTCAGAGCTAGCTAAATACCGCAGTCATTAAAATCCACCCAGTGTTATGTTAGAGTTTCAGGAATTTTCAAATATTGATTATCAGCTAGAAAATAATCACGTATTTACAATTCTCTTACATCGTGTTTTCACTTCCTCCCTAGTTAGTAATTCCTGCTCTCTCAcattctctttttcttttgttctctgtCTTCTTTTTGCTTCTTGAATTTTCTTAAATAAAGCCATACAGCTGTTCTCTCCTGCAACATATGAGGAGACAGAATTCAAGTAATTTTTTGATGCTCAGTTTGATTATGTGGCGGTTAACACCCTCTCCCTATCTGAGAGGCTTGCCATGATTCTAGGGGTGAGGTTGCAGTGCCTCCCTAATTCGTTGGATAGTTtttaaattcagtgcttacctttTCCAAAGTGTCTTTCTTTCTGTCAGAGGCTCACCTCTGAGGATGGCTCCTGCCAGCCATGAGGCGAGATCCTGGGCTGCAGTGTTGTAATATAACACTAAAtctaataactattattatttctaaGCTTTTGGCCTCGTTTATTGAATGGACAAATTATTTTAAGCTTTATATGACTCTGAGAAAGACCATTAATGCTGATAATAATTATTCTCTAtcgattattgttccaaccctacCTAATGTGTTGGTGTTTATGATGCTACTGGGCCTTTCCAGCAGTTTCATACAGTggtacacagacagacagacagacagacagagacagacagacagacaggcaggcacatCTTCATATAACTCAACTACCAGAGTTTGTTCCTCTCTCCATTCTTCCAGTTCCAATGGCATGGattctgtgtttacagcacactGCGTGGGGTTATGTGAAGTAGATGAGGTgccagtgctgtgtgctgcatgTTAAGGCTTGCCTTTGTTTTGTTCTAGGGGTGTCGTGTTCAAGGGTACGACCATCGGCATGGCTCCCCTGGAAGGAATGTGTAGCCACGAGAATTCAGGAGGCATCAATGTGGTAAAAATATCAACAGCtctatttgttaataaataaagtaatcataataatgtttatatagcacctttcatagtggaccaccatcacaaagcactttataagatatgagactaaggtgtgtgaactatgcatcagctgccgagtcacttacaacgatgtctcacccgaaagacagagcacaaggaggttaagtgacttgctcagggtcacacacagtaagtcagtggctgagttgggatttaaACTGGGTATCTCCTGGTTATGagtcagtttctttaaccactggaccacaaagcctcctaAAGTGGATAATGAATTGCCTCAGTGTGCTCTGTGCCAGTAGGACAGAAGCCAATACCAGCTAAAAAAAATACTAGCTTGTTTCCAGTTAAATGTAATCAGTATAACAGCACCTGTAACTTCCTTATGCCGCAAGAAGTAAAATAACAATGTTTGACAAACGGCATCTGTTTTTGATGCCATTTCAGACATTTTCTTTATGAACAGTACAGTATGGAAATATCAGTCACCCACTGTTCCAGGTTTAAGTGAAGGATAACTTACTGTGACATAAATAATACACTGCTCTCTATAAAGTACTTTCATTATACAGAGTGTACCATAAGTCAGATATCATAGACAATATAACATTTTATGCCAGTTAGTATTGTATGTTCTCTGTTTAACCAGACGGCCACAAACCATTAACTATGTGCACCACACAACAAATTGATCTGAAATTGTGCATCTCTGcttaaagaaagagagagagagaacagattaATTATGCCAGTAATACTTGACTTTTGGGCCATCCTGCATAATAATTCAAGGTAATTAAATATTTTGCTGATTTGGATTCCAGTTTAAATGTACACATTACAGTTACCTTAAATTAGTGTTTTCAACCATGTGTCATTCTCTTTGATTGTTCTCATTCATTGTAGGACCATTCAGAGGCTGCTATTGGTGCGGCTGCCACAATGGCCCATGAGATCGGACACAACTTCGGGATGAGCCACGATAATgagggctgctgtgtggaggcCTCACCCGAGCAGGGAGGCTGTGTCATGGCTGCAGCTACTGGGTGAGCACAGGGCAACGGGTGTAAACTAAAACAAACCCAGTGAAAGGGCTGCTGATTGATCaactgaattaaaattaaaatttatttcaaattaaaatgtatttatttagccagGATATATCCCTTGACATATAAAtttcatttacaagggggtcctcgTAAGAGAAGGCGACAAGAAATCATATTATATAATCAATAAAGCATTCAAAGAGGACAAAAACAGTTCAACaatcataaaaacagtaatacaaaattaaagcATAAACAATAGAATAATTCCAGTTTACATGATCCTGGTCATCGTCAGTATTTCCTGGATTTGCAACCCTGGtcagagttaaataaatatttatgatttaaaaagtattatgaagaggctgtttttatgtttgaAGACAATAAGTTCCAAAGCTGAGATGCTTGATATACAAAGAGGAGATGCTTGATATACAAAGAAGAAATGCTTGATATACAAAGAGGAAATGCTTGATATACAAAGAGGAAATGCTTGATATACAAAGAGGAAATGCTTGATATACAAAGGCACATTGGCCCATATTAGATCTCAatttagaacagtggttttcaaactgtgggGCGCGGCCGCTAATACctgactgtaaaatactttttttctgacttcctaatGAAGTAAGTGGCAGACTCGGTGGGCCCGCCTCCAGGATGATTGACTGATCAACTACCCAGGCGGGGATcatgtttaatctgaccaacccTCTGTGAAGTCTGACCAATCCCCATCCACACAGTTTGTGTTGTTTCAGACCTATCGTAGCTCAGCGATTCTATGGTCCAGCCCAGCTCTCCTTGATTTGAAAGTTGTAGTGCTAATCATGGCAATTGTTCCTGCAAAGTGTAGCGGCACgttttataatgttaaaaaaacaacaacaaaaaaaaaaaaaaaaaaagctggataaatattacaattactatttgtaattgcattaacattaatagaCTAGTCAGTTATTACAATGTTGCACCCTTGTTTTCTCGTTCTTTATTCTGCTTTTATCAAATGCGAAATTaagtctattgaaggtaatgtcATTTGGGTGAGCTTCTTGAGAAAAACATTGCAAGTGTATGTCAAGTTGAACATCATTTGCATACCAGATGTTCAATATGGTATTCAAAATGTAGCACTGAATCTAGCCATAAACCAAGGTATTTATATTGTGTTACAGTTTTAAGACTAGCGCCATCATTTGATATAAGAGCAAGATTACTTTTAACATTGCACAATTTAGGTGCAGATCCAGATCTAGTTTTAGTAGTATATAAAACCAAACTGCTATTTACTCATTCATTTTTGCAGGCATCATAGTCTTTTTGAAGGTTATGTTAGATTTCACACAAACAACATCCACTGACAGAGAGGACTGTGTCATCCACATCCAAATGAAATGTGAAGTATTTAAGAACATTACACAAGTCATTTATAGTGACGCAAAAAGCCAGCAATTGTTGGCCAATTTCTTATGAAATCTAAGGAACTGATACAGTTAAATCATGTGactacaatacaaacaaacattttttgtaatgGCCCTCATGTAGGCGTTATTGAATGCTTTACTTAATATGCATACCTGTATGTACTTTATCTGTATACACTTGTGTAATGGATTTCAATGGCCAAAAGCCACTTTCAGTTGTTGAGAGCTTGTCATACATTCTtgtagtactaaaaagaaactgaTATAAAATCAGAAGTGTTTGGCCTTTTTTTGCGTTACATTAACAGAGAAGTTAAATATCAAgatgcttgttttatttcatagcgtaaacttctttttaaatgtagcacACAGAACTCAACATGATCCAATCAACTGTAGCTAAGTCATGTTTGATTGCGACTCTAACTGTCGTGCATGCTGTTTGTCAGGCACCCCTTCCCCCGCGTGTTCAGCGCCTGCAGTAAGAAGGAACTGGCCAGCTACTTCCAGAAGGGAGGGGGGATGTGTCTCTTCAACATGCCCAACATGAAGGATCTGGTCGGGGGGAAGCGCTGTGGGAACGGCTTTGTAGAGGATGGAGAGGAGTGTGACTGCGGAGAGCCCGAGGTGTGGAGGCTGAGGGATCAAGAGAACATGCTGCTGTACTGTCCAGCACACTTTCTAGTTGAACAAGCCAATGCACTGTAGCTGAAGTGCGAATGTGAAACATGATGATTTGCTATGACTTTTTTGGTGTCATACAGTGTGATGTATCATGTAAAGTTACAACTACATTTAATGAACTCTTGCTTGGCTGTCATAAACATCCATTCACTAAGTATCTCTCACATGTAAGTTTTAAAAGAAGTGTGGATGATTCAGTGACATGCTTTGGCCTCAAAAACATTGCTGAAGCCaaatgatatatactgtatatgattaaTTTACTAACAATGTTGAATGACCGTGGGAAGCATTCTCTATTTTACCCAAAAATGATTTTGACTGCCAAGACTGTTGACTGCCAGTTGTACCAAGACTGGTACATTATTTAATGTAGTGTTGTCCAAGGCCAAGCCAGAAACCTATTTTTGAGGGTAGAATGAAGAGTCATACCCAATCATTATGCATTGGTAGTAAGTGGATCATATTTGGGGTACCAAATGGGACCTTGGAATAGACTGTTCATTTAAAgcttacatatttttaaagaggggaTGGTTTACTATTCAGGGATACCATGATATTTAGTGagaaagtagtctgagtgaagttatccgggAACAAACTCtcatccccagttgtactgctttcctagaataAAGAGAACATTTcggggtaccattctacttgtgagatgtcttgatcattaaaatattagacatatttttaaagcagAGCCCATTATCTAgtcagagataccagggtatttagtaagtatGGGGTCTAAGTGAGGAACAATGAGCAATACAGTCCCCACCCCTAGTCTTACgataaatcatttgttgtttaaATTCAAAACCGAACATATGAGACCTATGTATACTACATTGTATTTCTTATCTCAGTGGCTGGTTTGTGTCTTCCAGGAATGCACAAGCTCCTGCTGCCATGCCAACAACTGCACTCTGAAGGCAGAAGCTCAGTGCGCCCATGGGGTCTGCTGTGATCGCTGCCAGGTAACCTGGCTCATGTCTTTAGCTTGCCCTGGGTTCACTGTGTGCTTCAAAATCCAAATCTCTTTCACTGTTCTCTAAATATTTGTCTAAAAGACTAAAAAGCGTCTTTAGTTTTActgaaacatactgtatttttactgACTAATCCTGTACAAGCTGTTAAATCCACTCTGCATATACATACTGACACTGTACATTAATGTTGTAACAATGTACTTAGAACATAAACATTTTATTCCTTGTGAAAGTGTATGTGctctcagttaaaaaaaaaacatgcttcctTATATAAAACTGTGCTAAGTTAAAAGTTAATATCTGTGTTTCCTTCATGTCCCTAAATACAATGTTTGagcaaactttttttaatgttttaatatccTGATAAATGTGAGTGTTACAACAGAAGTGGGCAGAGTtggacaaaaaatgtttttatataaaatgtgtttctgacTAATGACGcatgtttttacaaaacataATGTCGATTACCATACAGTACTGCAATCGGGTTCCTTCTGTAGCTAATGTGTAGGTGTTCCTCTTGCTGCCTCTGCAGCTGAAGCAGGCTGGTACATTGTGCAGAGAGCCTGCTGGATCATGTGACCTCCCTGAGTACTGCACCGGCGCCTCCCCCTACTGCCCCTCCAACGTCTACCTCCTGGACGGCACCTCCTGCCTGTACAGCCGCGCCTACTGCCACAACGGCATGTGCCTCACCCACGAGCAGCAGTGCGTCCAGCTCTGGGGATACGGTATGAGACAGACCATGCCCTCACCGTCGCCCCTGCTCTTCACTCTTGCTCCACCTCTCACTTGAATCCATCTGAACAGGGTCATGGCTAGAACAGACCCAAGTTCAACAGTTTTTCTGAACTCAAATCAAAGCACTTTATGAtagaaaatgtactttaaaaaaaaaaaaaaaacctacaaaacaaaaaacattgttgtttcctcatgatacttgagtcactctcaaatgtattttaagaagaaaacttTTGAACAACCGTTCAattacttaaagagtaagtagcggggttgcgaaaaatataatgttacacatccccacgtgtttctacaactgtttaaataacatagctCTAATTTTtattttcgttgttaacatcctgacaatgttttacatttataactttaaggtcgtttcaaagctcttttcaaaatgtctgctctagtacaTTGATAGtgtgaggattattgcccacattgacACACTGGTAACACAGAAGTAAAGATCCATGATATGgatacggaacagaaaagccagagcacttgtttatttttttatcactctTCCTGCACTGATTTAGAGCAGTGTTTtttaacctgtggtacatgtaccAGTACTGGTAAGTAACAGGCTTCCAGCTGATACACACCGACAGTTGTCtttagaccagtggtcctcaaagtcataGCCAGGGCATAATTTAAAATTATGAGTAGCGGGtggtagcgtgggaaaataaagaaagctttaaaaatgttttccaacaaatgcgccacagcagtctgttgacagagCTGCTcgtttatgctgtgcttgtacttactctgcgatacgatcaaccaattgaatatctgcattgtctctgagGTAGCCGGTAGCcaaatcataagttagctgggtgggacataaacaccCTAAACATAAACTGTTTCAGGTGCAGATACTGACTGTAAATTTAACCAAtaagagagtcaaatatctgccaagtttaacgcagctgtccaatcataagcaaacaGAGGCCAATCACGGTAtcctgcatgaaaattgaaggcgagtgagtagtcaatgggaaagtgaaacatctgacagctgtccaatcattcttgagcagaggcggggtgttaatatgccggtaagcactgaatttcgccgactgttattgagaaaaataatacatttcagtatttagaatttaattttctgtctatttttttttatttcaccagacaaggggaacactgtagtatatttagttacaaatccactttctctgaataattgtactatAGATGAGCGATCCTTAAAACAGAGTAATGTTGACAAatctgtcaaattgaaacaaacagacaagtaagatcaatttatgcccgtgctcaaattactttgaggaccactgctttaGACGATGTGATTTCCTAACCCCACTACTCACTTAATCACACTATCAGAATGTATCAAACTGGTTGTACTACTGAACCGCAAACAAAGaaaagtacagtggctctcaaaaatattcaccccccttggacttttccacattttgttgtgttacaacatggaatcaaaatggatttaattagggttttttgccactgatcaacacaaaaaaagtccataatgtcaaagtgaaaaataaaatctacaaattgttctaaattaattacaaatataaaacagaaaataattgattgcataagtattcatctcctttgctatgacacacctaaataagctctggtgcaaccgattgtctttagaagtcacataatcagttgaatggagtccacctgtgtgtaattaagatgtttcacatgatttcaggttaaatatacctgtctctgggaggtcccacagttggttagtacatttcctaacaaaaactgcatcatgaagacaaaggaacattcaaagcaaatccggaataaggtttttcaaaagcaccaatcaggggtagaataTGAGAACACAATGGAAGTCCATTATTAAGGGAacacaataaagtccattattaagaaatctTTAGGAATCTCTTAAAATGtgatctgtctagaacaggccgtcctcaaaaacagagtatccgggtgagaagggtaCTCATAGGCCCAGGCCACCAAGATGCCTAAAGCAACTCtgaaggagttacagtcttccacagctgagctgggagacactgcccTCTGGACGTATAACGTGTTGCTTCAGAACCCACGAAGTCTTTATGGGAAAGAGCAGTGGCCCGCTTTtcgcaaaaagaaagccattgttgaaaaaaaactcacatcaaatctcggcaaGAGTTTGttagaaggcatgtgggagactctgagaccaagtggaagaaaatgctatggtctgataagaccaaaatagagctttttggcctcaatgctaagcgttatgtttggcgcaagcctaacaccgcacatcatcctgagaacaccatccctaccgtgaagcatggtggtggcagcatcatgctatggggatgcttctctgcgtcagggcctggaaagcttgtgaagatagagggaaaaatAGATGccgcaaagtacagagaaatcctgggggaaaacctgctgaagtctgcaagagacttgggacttgggagaagattcatcttccaacaAGGCTTTGATCCCAAACATACAAACAAAGCCagactggaatggcttaaaaacgaAAAGGTCAATgacctggagtggcccagtcaaagcccagacctcaattcaattgagaatatgtggaaagagttgaaaattgctgatcaccaaaggtccccatccaacttgacagagcttgagcaattttgcaaagaagaatgggcaaaaattgcagtctCCAGATGtgaaaagctggtagagactaatccaaatagactcatggctgtaattgctgccaaaggtgcctctaccaaatattgactcaagggggtgaatacttatgcaatcaattattttctgttttgtatttgtaattaatttagaacaatttgtagattttatttttcactttgacattatggactttttttgtgttgatcagtggcaaaaaaccctaattaaatccattttgattccatgttgtaacacaataaaatgtggaaaagtccaagtgtggtgaatacttttgagagccacagtACTTAAAGCAAGTCTGAGAAATCACAGTCTGGGGTTTAAAAGTTAATGACGGGGAACTCTTGTCAAATAATTAGATGAAGCCGTCACATCTTCAGTGATTCTttgagacaaaaataaataagtaaataaaaggttgtatGGGGTAGGTCTGTTTTACAGTAGCcttttaagattgcacatagttccTGGTACACCTGATGGCCCCTCCCTGCTGGAGATACTGGTACTTGAGATGGAAATGTTCAAAACTAATGATTTAGaggatagatctcaaaccccGGTGCACTAGaacggccattttgaaaagagctttgaaacagactttaaagttatatgaAAAAATGTCAGGATGTTCATTgagaagaaaaatgacaggtacgttatttaaacagttgtagcaacaagtggggaTGTAGAACGTTatgtttttcagaaccccactacttactctttaaggggTTAAAGAACTAAGAGCCCCCGCTAGCTGGTCCATCAATACTTAGCAGACAACTAAGACAGAAGAGTAACTGCAGTAAGAACAACTCAAAATGATTTCAAAcataaaagagctttgaaaatgcaatttgaaactacttattctttaaatgtATCTCTTGCTGATCCTGtagatgatgtttaaaatgcacCGCAGTATTAGTTGAACAGCACATCTCACTGATGCTTGTTTAGGTGCATGGCCGGCTCCTGCCGCTTGCTTTCAGGACGTGAACGCTGCAGGGAATGCCTATGGGAACTGTGGGAAGGACAGCCTGGGAAATTACGTGAAGTGTGGCAGGAGGTAAGCTCTGGAAACAGGACAGGGGCCTTCAGGTTTGGGGATACAGATGCAACAGGGTATACGCAGTTCGACACTTCCAGTTCGACACTTATGTAATTGTTTCCTGTCCTTCTCTCTCGCTTGTTCAGTGACGCCATATGTGGTAAGATTCAATGCCAGAGCGCTGCGAAGAAGCCCAAGGGGACCAATGCCGTTTCCATAGACACCACCATCCGCTTCAATGGGCGGGAGGTGAAGTGCCGTGGAACCTTTGTGTATGCCACACAGGACGGGGAGGGGGATCTGCCTGATCCAGGACTGGTCATGACCGGGACCAAGTGTGGGGAAGGAAAGGCATGTACTAGCATTGCTTGCAGTAAAATGTCTCTGAATTAATGTGGTTAATAACCACATTAGATAAAAGATGGTCTGGATAAGTACTCTGATAAAAAAACATGAAGAATGaagaatttaaatataattttgttggCTATATGTGCTTGTGCTGTGTATTCTCTAGTCCCAGTTTACATTGTTCTAATCAATATTAAAATCTCCTGGACTTCTTACTACATTAACAAAAACGTAATGCAACGTATTATACTTAGGTGACAGATAACTCTTTCAACACTCAAACTGATTGAATATATTCTCCAGTACAAGGAGAATACACAATTTATTTGCCAAGAAGGAGaactatttactgtacagtacagtaatgcacCTGAGTGAGGTttctatttaaattgtttgaatttCAGGTATGCCGAGATCGAAGATGCCAGAATGCGTCTTTCAGTGAACTGGATGTCTGTGTCTCTAAGTGTCACGGCCATGGGGTAATAATGTCATTCTGCTCTGTGTCTCTAAGTGTCACAGCCATGTGGTAATAATGCCAGTCTGCTTTGTGTATCTGTGTCACAACCATGGGCAAGAATTATCGTATGACTCCATATACACAAGGACAGTTCagacttttcaactcacatcgcaatgTGTTCTGATACGTTTTACCTGTTTCATCTTCCTTTTACAGCAGGAATACACTTACCAGattgcattggggtgtgagttgaaaagcctgaactgtcccaaacagtcctagtgtacatggattCATGGTAACCTTACCATGGGGTAATGGGCCAATCCTCTCTGTGTATCTATGTGATACGGGAATAGGATAATAATGCCAATCCAATCTTGTAATTTACTCCAATCTTCgttaaaaaagaataagaaaCGGGATTAGGTACAGGGCGAGGGTGGGAGAGAGAGGAACAAGAGACATTGGGAGCATAATGGAAGTGGTGGAACATAGTACGTGATCAGTGCGGCCAGATAAGGTGTgcaagaccatggagagatttgTATGCAAGGATAAGGAACTTGAACTGGCAAGGAGAAGTTGGATGAGGAGTATAAGGATAAAGGGAAGGGGCGTGGTGGGGGGTGGGTACAATGCAGGGAGAGGAAGGGAAGGGGGGTAAGGTAGGGACATTAGAGTGAAGGACTCACACTCACAGCGCACAAGGAGTTGGTGAAGTCTTGTATGCTCTCTTACACAGGAAACAGACAGGAGGAGGGAATATCTAAGCGGGGTGGGGCTTGGGAAGGGAAGGGTTAAGACAGACTCACTCACACTGAGCCTTGGAATTAGCTATAGGGTCTATACTGCAAGCAGGGGGTGAGGGAAGTGGGAGTAATTTAGGTAGGGTGTgggggaagaagaaaaaaaaaaaagataataaattgGTTGTTGTGCAGTGGTTCCAGAGCAGGTAGTTACCAGTCCAGGGGGGAGAGAAACAGTCAGAAACAAAGCTGTCAACCATCTACTCAGAAAACTAATTTAACTTCTCTTTCCTACAAGTaaatagtttcttgctagttttatactgccAAGATGGTTTTATTCCTCTGAAGATGTACCTTTGCACATGCAAGTACAGAACCCTATGGATGTATTTTGTGCTGGAATGCTACAGTGTCTTTTACCTCCTCTCGGGTAGGTTCAAGGTCTTTACTCCCTGCCTATCTTTGCTCCAGGTTTGCAACAGCAACAAGAACTGCCACTGCAATGCGGGCTGGGCCCCCCCATTCTGTGATAAGCCTGGCCTTGGGGGGAGCATAGACAGTGGGCCTGTACAGAATGACAGTAAGCCCCCTTTTTAATTTTGAAGGCAATCACACTTTATCAGAAAAAGTGCTGAAGTCTGAAGAACCATACAAAACagtgggctctattcacaaagctttatctTACCTAATTAcagttttttcaaagtctgtttttatgcatAAAATAAAGTTGGATATTCATGATATTGTATTGGGGTGTTGTCAAAGACAATATAACtgtattttcttaataaaaaacatttgaaaaataaaaaccctgatGAGCTTTGTGATAAGAGCCAAGTATCTCAACTTGAGCCCTATTTTTAAACAAGTTCAAAAGCATTAGCACATATTCAGATAGGAATAAAATCATTTCAACTACTTAATTTAAccgttgtttcttgctagttttctGTTAAGATTCACAAGTTTCTCTCAGAAAAtatgcctttgcacttgcttaaGAACACAGACCTTATAAGttgcaatatttgtattttaaaaatgaaaatacagcacCATATTGCTATATACTTTTCTGGGTTGAAACTGTCCATTCCAAGTcacctggctgtgcaaagtttaTGTTGTTTACTGGGGACTCCACAGGGAGCTCTGCATTGGCTATGATGCTGTAATGGTTACGAAGCCAAAATCCACAGGGAAAGAGTCACCTTGCTGTCTTACAGCAGCACTACTGGCCTTGGCGGTACGATTAAAATACACtcgctgaccttcagttctcctgagatgCAGTAAAAGGAGCTGTATTGTTAACACACATGTCAGCTTTTGAGATGGGTGCCCTGTTCCTGTACTCTACCTATGTGTAATGTAACCACCCACGGTGTCCCTCTAGGTCAGCAGGGTCTCGTGGCTGGTCTGCTCTTTGCCTTTCTGGTGCTCCTGCCCGGAGTTCTGGGAATGTTCTACTGCTGGAAAATCAAGACGTCCCCTTTTCATAAGTGGCTGGCCCGGAGGAACCAGAACACACAGACGTCAAGGTATTCACACAGTCAAAAACATACAG
The sequence above is a segment of the Polyodon spathula isolate WHYD16114869_AA chromosome 2, ASM1765450v1, whole genome shotgun sequence genome. Coding sequences within it:
- the LOC121294127 gene encoding disintegrin and metalloproteinase domain-containing protein 33-like, translating into MYSKHRQKNARINQTQCVYYLTLFVQLLLLNILLETVKGDLINQGDSRGEVVIPYWLSRGRAKRAIGAEFQMQHPARGEISVWAEGRELVMEIERNYQLLGQDFTETHYTEDGVPVTISPNCTDHCFYHGQVRGHRDSWVALSTCIGVRGLIVLNANNSYYLEPMGERDTAGHVIYRTEHLPVRGGTCGHDHSSPQSGNNTVDIARLIKPLHQRVRRNVWSTTKYMELFIVADNTLYHKQNQDYSKTRQRIMEIANYVDKFYRALNIRVPLIGLEVWTKGDQCKVSDEPNATLWSFLQWRQKLKARKRHDNAQLLTGVVFKGTTIGMAPLEGMCSHENSGGINVDHSEAAIGAAATMAHEIGHNFGMSHDNEGCCVEASPEQGGCVMAAATGHPFPRVFSACSKKELASYFQKGGGMCLFNMPNMKDLVGGKRCGNGFVEDGEECDCGEPEECTSSCCHANNCTLKAEAQCAHGVCCDRCQLKQAGTLCREPAGSCDLPEYCTGASPYCPSNVYLLDGTSCLYSRAYCHNGMCLTHEQQCVQLWGYGAWPAPAACFQDVNAAGNAYGNCGKDSLGNYVKCGRSDAICGKIQCQSAAKKPKGTNAVSIDTTIRFNGREVKCRGTFVYATQDGEGDLPDPGLVMTGTKCGEGKVCRDRRCQNASFSELDVCVSKCHGHGVCNSNKNCHCNAGWAPPFCDKPGLGGSIDSGPVQNDSQQGLVAGLLFAFLVLLPGVLGMFYCWKIKTSPFHKWLARRNQNTQTSRNEGYDQKPKNGLLNSAFHLKTIGSSNKPSNAKKPSHLSRELLPLRSGPEPNRSQLVNIVHPVRPAPNPGIHPGNPPRASTPDIQKNLKELRPVKPPAPAQKSSGLAEKLIPPKKPLPVHPPRTPLLVCDRQPRGSPTPPQRPLPLNPSTEPAKRGRNEMLVMVPTVSNKPVGKVADIPPAKPLKQVPSQKPIPGAKPNTALFPFRK